The sequence CCCTAACGATAGGCTCTGCACCGGCACCAATATGTTGCTGGAGGGGAACCACGAGCTTCGCCGGCAGAGACACCGGTCGAATAGGTTGCTGATTTGACAGGGTTTTACGTTCAGGAGGGTGAACCCCGCCAGGAATGTCCCACAAGCGACGGCTCATGCAGCATCTCCCCGGCCAGCGTCGGTGATAATCAATTGCTCGCTGGAGGCCGGTAGCTTCCAGCTCCAGTTTTTGATGGTTGTCTCCATCGGAATCATATCGATACAGTCGACAGGGCAGGGCTCGACACAGAGTTCGCAGCCGGTGCACTCCGAGGCAATCACGGTATGCATCTGCTTGGCGGCTCCCAAAATGGCATCTACCGGGCAAGCCTGGATGCACTTGGTGCAGCCGATGCATTCATCCTCACGAATCACGGCGAGGGTTCGAGGCTTCTCTTCACCATGCTCGCTATCCAGCGGCAGAGGCTCGACATCCAGTAGGTCGGCCAGGGCCGAGATCGTGGCTTCACCCCCCGGCGGGCACTTGTTGATCAGGTCACCACCGGCTATCGCTTCAGCGTAGGGTCGGCACCCGGCGTAGCCGCATTGACCGCACTGGGTTTGGGGCAATAGTTCGTTAATACGATCGGATAGGGGATCTCCCTCAACTTTAAAGCGCACCGCAGCGAAACCCAGCACGGCACCGAAGATCAGTGACAGGGTTAACATGGCGAGAATGGCGTAGAGCAGGATATCCATAGAGAGTCGATGCCCGCCGTTACAGTTTGATCAGGCCGGTGAAGCCCATAAAGGCCAGGGACATCAGGCCGGCAGTAATCATGCCGATGGCGGCTCCCTGAAAGGGGAGGGGCACATCGGCAGCGGCCAGACGTTCACGCATTGCAGAGAACAGTACCAGCACCAGGGAGAAACCAGCCGCGGCGCCAAAACCGTAGGTGGCTGAATCAACAAAGCTGCTGTTGATTCGGTTACTGTTCAATAGGGCGACACCCAAAACGGCGCAGTTGGTGGTGATTAGGGGCAGGAATACCCCCAGTACACGATGCAACAGCGGACTGACTTTTTTGACCACCATTTCAGTAAATTGCACAACAACGGCAATCACTACGATAAATGTGATGGTCTTCAGGAACTCGAGTTGCAGGGGTTTGAGAATGTACTCGAAACTGATGTAGCTACAGACCGATGCCAGCGTCAGTACAAAGGTTGTGGCCAGTGACATCCCCATAGCGGTCTCGAGTTTGTTCGAG is a genomic window of Aestuariirhabdus haliotis containing:
- the rsxB gene encoding electron transport complex subunit RsxB; translated protein: MDILLYAILAMLTLSLIFGAVLGFAAVRFKVEGDPLSDRINELLPQTQCGQCGYAGCRPYAEAIAGGDLINKCPPGGEATISALADLLDVEPLPLDSEHGEEKPRTLAVIREDECIGCTKCIQACPVDAILGAAKQMHTVIASECTGCELCVEPCPVDCIDMIPMETTIKNWSWKLPASSEQLIITDAGRGDAA
- the rsxA gene encoding electron transport complex subunit RsxA; translation: MPDIATELTLILVSAVLVNNFVLVQFLGLCPFMGVSNKLETAMGMSLATTFVLTLASVCSYISFEYILKPLQLEFLKTITFIVVIAVVVQFTEMVVKKVSPLLHRVLGVFLPLITTNCAVLGVALLNSNRINSSFVDSATYGFGAAAGFSLVLVLFSAMRERLAAADVPLPFQGAAIGMITAGLMSLAFMGFTGLIKL